The following are encoded together in the Parambassis ranga chromosome 20, fParRan2.1, whole genome shotgun sequence genome:
- the dnajc13 gene encoding dnaJ homolog subfamily C member 13 isoform X3, with protein MNVVKDNKDLACFYTTKHSWRGKYKRVFSVGTHGITTYNPTTLEVTNQWPYGDICGIGPVGKGQGTEFNLTFRKGSGKKSETLKFSTEHRTELLTEALRFRTEFSEGKITGRRYNCYKHHWSDTRKSVSLEVTPGGIDQIDPHTNRVVCSYDYRNVEGFVEVSDYQGGFCILYGGFSRLHLFASEHREEIIRSAIEHAGNFIGIMLRLRKESLTFEDFVTDRLGKYSSDESITSLAEFVVQKITPRHPEPVKRILALTETCLVERDPASYNIVTVKPFGEVFALICDADNPQVFTVEFIRGQIRKFSSTERDSLLASLLDGVRASGNRDVCVKMAPTQRGQRWGLLSMPVDEEVESLHLKFLAAPPNGNFADAVFRFNANISYSGVLHAVTQDGLFSENKEKLISNAILALLTQEAELPALNAELESHFQAIRRLVASKAGFQAFTQLPKSGQGSGLTDATFREKLGVKTVKALKRNNNGVTHAAIDMLCALMCPMHDDYDLRQEQLNKASLLSSKKFLENLLEKFITNVDHGTGALVISSLLDFLTFALCAPYSETTEGQQFDMLLEMVASNGRTLFKLFQHPSMAIVKGAGLVMKAIIEEGDKEIATKMQELALSEGALPRHLHTSLFTISTDQRMLTNRQLSRHLVGLWTAENPVATNLLKRILPTGLLAYLDSPDPVPEKDLDRMHIRDNLKIATDQLNRNKVPEWQRIAGKAAKEVEKFAKEKADLVLMHWRDKMGIAQKENPNQKPVILRKRRQRIKIEANWELFYYRFQLDHARSNLIWNLKTREELRDALESEMRGFSVDRELGNASVISWNHQEFEVKYECLSDEIKIGDYYLRLLLEEDENDESSAIKRSYEFFNELYHRFLLTPKVTMKCLCLQALAIVYGKCYEEIGPFTDTRYIVGMLDRCTDKLERDRLILFLNKLMLNKKNVKEVMDSNGVRILVDLLTMAHLHTSRATVPLQSNVLEAAPDMKRESEKEWYFGNADKERRGPFSFEEMQEFWNTGVLTAKTRCWAQGMDGWRPLQAIPQLKWCLLATGQAVMNETDLATLILNMLITMCSYYPSRDQDNSIIRPLPRIKRMITDNACLPHIVQLLLTFDPILVEKVANVLYLVMQDNPNLQRFYLTGVFFFIMMYTGSNVLPVARFLKYTHLKQAFKSEESKGQDIVQRSVLGPVLPEAMVCYLENYEAERFSEIFLGEFDTPEAIWSSEMRRMMIEKIAAHVADFSPRLQSNTRALYQYCPIPVISFPQLDNELFCNIYYLRHLCDSTRFPNWPIRDPVKLLKDTLEAWKKEVEKKPPSMSVDDAYEVLNLPKGQGQVEESKIRKAYFRLAQKYHPDKNPEGRDMFEKVNKAYEFLCTKSARILDGPDPENIILILKAQSILFNRHKQELEPYKYAGYPMLIKTITMETEDQQLFSKTSPLLPAAAELAFHTVNCSALNAEELRRENGIEVLLEALSRCVAVLTASSKPDDMAVQVCGHICKCYSVAAQFEECREKIIEMPNIIRDLCHILYYGKGLPKTAALAVQCVSSFAVDFFLQTHLYHAGVLWHLLVHLFNYDYTLEESGVQASQDTNQQEVANSLAKLSVVALSRLGGYMQLPHTQDGNNPVSETNGIEGTPPENPTVRKSLAAMLTPYISRKLGAGSPAEVLKLLNSNSENPYLIWNNGTRAELLEFLEAQQEGNIKRSENDKSFGAEFVFSDHGKELIVGEIFVRVYNEQPSFPLEYPKVFAASLLDYVGSQAQYLHTLLAMSQSNKVESQQHAERLRFAEMALEALRNVIKNNPGAESECIGHFKLLFSLLRVHGAGRVQQLVLEVVNTVTSNQECVSNIAESLVLSNLLLLLHSLPSSRQMVLETLYALTSNTKIIKEAMAKGALIYLLDLFCNCTHPQVRTQTAELFSKMTSDKLVGPKVRLTLMRFLPGVFMDAMRDNAEAAVHIFEGTHENPELIWNDNSREKVSTTVREMMLEHFKLQKDNPDVNWKLPEDFTMAYGAGQGELEVGGVFLRIFIAQPGWVLRKPREFLVSLLETLTELLEKNNPNGEALETVTTAAVCLFSAQSQLADQVPPLGHLPRVLAALNHKNNAVPKSSIRLIHVLSDNELCVRSMASLETIGPLMAGMKARTDMAGLACEALNRMFQKEQTELVAQALRVELVPYLLKLLEGIGLETLENPSATKAQIVKALKSMTRSLQYGEQVNEILARSSVWSAFKDQKHDLFISESQTAGYLTGPGVAGYLTAGTGTTVMPSVPPPVDNDIGDQG; from the exons ATGAATGTCgtcaaagacaacaaagacctGGCCTGTTTCTACACCACCAAACACTCCTGGAGGGGAAA GTACAAGCGCGTTTTTTCAGTGGGGACACATGGCATTACCACTTACAACCCTACCACACTAGAAGTAACAAATCAG TGGCCTTATGGGGACATCTGTGGTATCGGGCCAGTTGGGAAAGGTCAGGGGACAGAGTTCAACCTCACGTTCCGCAAAGGCAGCGGCAAGAAGTCGGAAACGCTCAAGTTCTCAACGGAGCATCGAACAGAGCTGCTCACAGAGGCACTG AGATTCAGAACAGAGTTTTCAGAGGGAAAAATAACCGGCAGG CGCTACAATTGCTACAAGCATCATTGGAGTGACACACGGAAATCTGTGAGTTTAGAGGTGACCCCAGGCGGCATAGACCAGATTGACCCCCACACCAACAGAGTTGTGTGCTCCTATGACTATCGAAATGTTGAAGGTTTTGTCGAGGTTTCTGACTACCAGGGAGGTTTTTGCATTCTTTATGGTGGCTTCAGCAGGCTG CATCTGTTTGCCTCGGAGCATCGAGAAGAAATCATCCGCAGTGCCATAGAGCACGCGGGAAACTTCATTGGCATCATGCTACGACTTCGAAAGGAGTCTCTGACCTTTGAGGATTTCGTGACTGACAGGTTGGGGAAGTACAGCTCAGATGAGAGCATCACTTCTCTGGCCGAGTTTGTGGTGCAGAAGATCACACCTCGACACCCG GAGCCTGTTAAGCGTATCCTGGCCCTGACAGAAACATGCTTAGTGGAGAGGGACCCAGCTTCATACAACATAGTCACTGTCAAACCTTTTGGAGAG GTGTTTGCTCTCATCTGTGACGCAGACAACCCTCAGGTGTTTACTGTTGAATTCATCCGAGGTCAGATCAGAAAGTTCTCCTCAACGGAAAG GGACTCTCTGTTAGCCAGCTTACTTGATGGAGTACGTGCATCAGGCAACAGGGACGTGTGCGTCAAGATGGCTCCCACACAGCGAGGGCAAAGATGGGGCTTACTGAGCATGCCtgtggatgaggaggtggagagtTTGCATCTCAAATTCCTGGCAGCACCTCCAA ATGGAAACTTTGCAGATGCAGTGTTCAGATTCAACGCCAACATATCGTACAGCGGAGTGCTGCATGCAGTAACCCAAGAT GGTCTTTTCTCCGAGAACAAAGAGAAACTCATCAGCAACGCCATACTGGCTCTGTTAACCCAGGAGGCAGAGCTGCCGGCGCTTAACGCGGAACTGGAAAGCCATTTTCAGGCCATTCGACGCTTGGTGGCCTCCAAGGCTGGCTTCCAGGCTTTCACCCAGCTGCCTAA GTCTGGTCAAGGGTCTGGACTCACAGACGCAAC GTTCAGGGAAAAGTTGGGAGTAAAGACggtaaaagctttaaaaaggAACAACAATGGTGTGACACATGCTGCTATAGACATGCTCTGTGCTCTGATGTGT CCAATGCATGATGATTATGACCTGAGGCAGGAGCAGCTGAACAAGGCCTCCCTGCTGTCTTCCAAGAAGTTCTTAGAAAACCTTCTTGAAAAATTCATCACTAATGTG gacCATGGAACAGGAGCACTGGTCATCAGCTCCTTGTTGGATTTCTTAACATTTGCCCTGTGTGCGCCCTACAGTGAAACCACAGAGGGGCAACAGTTTGACATGCTGCTTGAGATGGTTGCCTCCAATGGACGAACATTATTTAAACTGTTCCAG CATCCCTCAATGGCAATCGTGAAGGGGGCAGGCCTGGTGATGAAAGCCATCATTGAG GAAGGAGACAAGGAAATAGCCACTAAGATGCAAGAGCTGGCCTTGAGTGAAGGGGCTCTACCGAGGCATCTGCACACATCTTTGTTCACCATCAGCACAGACCAGCGGATGCTTACCAACAG GCAACTTAGCCGTCACCTGGTGGGACTGTGGACAGCGGAGAACCCGGTAGCCACAAACCTCCTGAAGAGGATACTG CCAACAGGCTTGTTGGCTTACCTAGACAGTCCTGACCCTGTTCCAGAGAAAGATTTGGACCGAATGCACATACGCGACAACCTGAAGATCGCAACG GACCAGCTAAATAGAAACAAGGTGCCTGAGTGGCAACGAATTGCAGGGAAAGCAGCCAAAGAAGTAGAGAAGTTTGCCAAGGAGAAAGCTGATCTGGTGTTGATGCACTGGAGAGATAAGATGGGCATAGCCCAGAAGGAG AATCCAAACCAAAAGCCTGTCATCCTGCGGAAGCGGCGGCAGAGAATAAAGATTGAAGCGAACTGGGAGCTCTTCTACTACAG ATTCCAGCTAGACCATGCACGCTCCAACCTCATCTGGAACCTGAAAACAAGAGAGGAGCTGCGTGATGCTCTGGAGTCAGAGATGCGTGGTTTCAGTGTGGACCGCGAGCTCGGCAACGCCTCCGTCATCTCATGGAACCATCAGGAGTTTGAG GTGAAGTATGAGTGCCTTTCAGATGAGATAAAGATTGGGGATTATTACCTGcgtctgctgctggaggaggatgaAAATGACGAATCGAGTGCCATCAAGAGATC ATATGAGTTCTTCAACGAACTCTACCATCGCTTTTTGCTTACACCCAAAGTTACGATGAAGTGCCTGTGCCTACAGGCGCTTGCTATAGTCTACGGAAAGTGCTACGAAGAGATCGGCCCCTTCACAGACACGCGATACATCGTGGGCATGTTGGACCGG TGTACAGACAAGCTGGAAAGAGACAGACTCATCCTTTTCCTCAACAAGCTGATGCTCAACAAG AAAAATGTGAAGGAGGTGATGGACTCCAATGGAGTTCGTATCTTGGTGGATCTGCTTACCATGGCCCATCTGCATACCAGCAGAGCTACTGTGCCCTTACAG AGCAACGTGCTGGAGGCGGCTCCGGACATGAAAAGGGAGAGTGAGAAAGAGTGGTACTTTGGTAACGCAGACAAGGAGAGAAGAGGACCCTTCAGTTTTGAAGAA ATGCAGGAGTTCTGGAACACAGGTGTCCTGACAGCAAAGACACGCTGCTGGGCTCAGGGGATGGACGGTTGGCGCCCCCTACAGGCCATTCCTCAACTGAAGTGGTGCCTCCTGGCCACAGGACAGGCAGTAATGAATGAGACTGACCTGGCAACACTAATCCTTAACATGCTCATCACCATGTGTTCCTACTACCCCAGCAG GGACCAGGATAACTCCATTATTCGTCCTTTACCGAGGATCAAGAGGATGATCACTGACAATGCTTGTCTCCCTCACATTGTTCAG ctgctgctgactttTGACCCTATTCTGGTGGAGAAGGTCGCCAATGTTCTGTACTTGGTGATGCAGGACAATCCCAATCTGCAGCGCTTCTATTTAACAGgtgtcttcttcttcatcatgatGTACACAGGCTCCAACGTGCTTCCTGTAGCAAG GTTCCTGAAGTACACTCACCTGAAACAAGCCTTCAAATCCGAAGAG TCAAAGGGTCAGGACATTGTGCAGCGTAGTGTTCTGGGACCAGTATTGCCCGAGGCCATGGTGTGTTATCTGGAGAACTATGAGGCAGAGCGCTTCTCTGAGATATTCTTGGGAGAATTTGACACACCTGAAGCCATCTGGAGCAGTGAGATGAG GCGCATGATGATAGAGAAAATTGCTGCTCATGTAGCTGACTTCAGCCCCAGACTACAAAGCAACACAAGGGCCCTCTATCAGTACTGCCCCATCCCTGTGATCAGCTTCCCTCAGCTGGACAATGAGCTCTTCTGCAACATCTACTACCTCAGGCATCTGTGTGACAGTACCCGCTTCCCCAACTGGCCCATTCGAGATCCT GTGAAGCTGCTAAAAGATACACTTGAAGCGTGGaagaaggaggtggagaagaagCCTCCCTCGATGTCTGTGGATGATGCCTATGAAGTCCTCAACCTCCCTAAAGGACAGGGGCA GGTCGAGGAGAGTAAAATCAGGAAAGCCTACTTCAGACTGGCACAGAAATACCATCCTGACAAAAACCCAGAGGGCAGG GACATGTTTGAGAAAGTCAATAAAGCTTATGAGTTCCTGTGCACAAAGTCTGCCCGAATCCTGGACGGCCCTGACCCAGAAAACATCATTCTCATCCTCAAAGCCCAGAGTATCCTGTTCAACAGACATAAACAAG AACTGGAACCGTACAAATACGCTGGCTACCCCATGCTCATTAAAaccatcaccatggagacagaggatCAGCAGCTTTTCTCCAAaacctcccctctcctccctgccgCCGCTGAACTGGCCTTTCACACTGTCAACTGCTCGGCTCTTAATGCAGAGGAACTGCGCCGAGAAAACGGCATTgaa GTATTGTTGGAGGCTCTTTCTCGATGTGTTGCTGTCTTGACTGCATCCAGCAAGCCTGATGACATGGCTGTACAG GTGTGCGGGCACATCTGTAAGTGCTACAGTGTTGCAGCCCAGTTTGAGGAATGCAGAGAAAAGATCATTGAAATGCCCAACATTATCAGAGACCTCTGTCACATCTTGTACTATGGAAAG GGTCTCCCAAAGACTGCGGCCCTGGCAGTTCAGTGTGTCAGCTCCTTCGCAGTGGATTTCTTCCTCCAGACCCATCTGTACCATGCTGGTGTGCTTTGGCACCTGCTTGTCCACCTCTTCAACTACGACTACACTCTGGAGGAGAGTGGTGTGCAGGCCAGCCAGGACACCAACCAGCAGGAGGTTGCCAACAGCTTGGCCAAGCTTAGTGTGGTAGCCCTGAGCCGCCTGGGAGGCTACATGCAATTGCCACACACCCAAGATGGCAACAACCCTGTTTCAGAGACCAATGGTATAGAGGGCACGCCGCCTGAAAACCCCACCGTCCGCAAGAGCTTAGCAGCCATGCTGACGCCGTACATCTCCAGGAAGCTGGGAGCAGGATCACCTGCTGAG GTATTGAAGCTGCTGAATAGCAACTCAGAAAATCCATACCTGATCTGGAACAACGGAACACGAGCCGAGCTGCTGGAGTTCCTGGAGGCtcaacaggaaggaaacatcAAGAGG TCGGAAAATGATAAAAGCTTTGGTGCAGAGTTTGTATTCAGTGATCACGGCAAGGAGCTCATAGTGGGGGAAATTTTCGTCCGAGTGTACAACGAGCAGCCATCTTTTCCGTTGGAG TATCCCAAAGTGTTTGCCGCCAGTCTGCTTGACTACGTCGGCTCCCAGGCACAGTACCTCCACACTCTGCTGGCCATGAGTCAGAGCAACAAGGTAGAGTCCCAGCAGCATGCTGAGAGGCTTCGCTTCGCCGAGATGGCTTTAGAGGCTCTCCGCAATGTTATCAAGAACAACCCAG GCGCTGAGTCAGAGTGCATCGGCCATTTCAAGCTGCTCTTCTCTCTGTTGCGGGTTCATGGAGCTGGCAGAGTGCAGCAGCTGGTTTTGGAG GTTGTGAATACAGTGACATCAAACCAAGAATGTGTGAGCAACATTGCTGAGTCCCTGGTGTTGTCCAACCTGCTGTTGCTTCTCCACTCACTTCCTTCCA GCAGGCAAATGGTGTTGGAAACCCTTTATGCACTGACATCTAACACAAAGATCATCAAAGAGGCTATGGCCAAAG GTGCTCTCATCTATTTGCTGGACCTCTTCTGTAATTGCACACATCCACAGGTtcgcacacagacagcagagctcttCTCCAAGATGACCTCAGACAAGCTGGTTGGACCAAAG GTGCGCCTGACACTGATGCGTTTCCTTCCTGGTGTTTTCATGGACGCGATGCGAGACAATGCTGAGGCAGCTGTTCACATATTTGAGGGAACGCATGAAAACCCTGAGCTCATCTGGAATGACAACTCAAGGGAGAAAGTGTCCACCACAGTGCGGGAGATGATGCTTGA GCACTTTAAACTGCAAAAGGATAATCCTGATGTGAACTGgaaa TTGCCGGAGGACTTCACAATGGCCTATGGAGCCGGACAGGGCGAGCTTGAAGTTGGTGGTGTATTCTTGCGAATCTTTATTGCTCAGCCTGGCTGGGTGTTACGCAAACCGCGAGAGTTCCTGGTATCCCTCCTGGAAACCCTGACAGAGCTACTGGAGAAGAACAACCCCAAC GGTGAGGCCCTGGAAACCGTtaccacagcagcagtgtgtctgttcaGCGCACAGAGTCAGCTGGCTGACCAGGTTCCCCCTCTGGGTCACCTGCCTCGCGTCCTGGCAGCACTCAACCACAAGAACAACGCGGTGCCCAAGAGTTCCATCCGCCTGATCCACGTCCTCTCAGACAATGAG ctgtgtgtgcgTTCCATGGCTTCACTGGAGACCATCGGCCCCCTAATGGCTGGGATGAAAGCTCGCACTGACATGGCTGGATTGGCCTGTGAAGCCCTTAACCGCATGTTCCAAAAGGAGCAGACTGAACTAGTCGCTCAG GCTCTGAGAGTGGAGCTCGTTCCATATCTCCTGAAATTACTAGAAGGAATCGGCCTGGAGACTTTAGAAAACCCTTCAGCTACAAAGGCCCAGATAGTGAAAGCTCTGAAGTCCATGACTCGCAGTCTGCAGTATGGAGAGCAG GTGAATGAAATTCTTGCAAGGTCCTCGGTGTGGAGTGCCTTCAAAGACCAGAAACACGACCTTTTCATCTCAGAgtctcagactgcaggctacCTGACAG GTCCAGGAGTAGCAGGTTACCTTACAGCAGGAACTGGCACCACAGTAATGCCCAGCGTCCCTCCCCCTGTGGACAACGACATTGGAGACCAAGGCTGA